A window from Staphylococcus succinus encodes these proteins:
- a CDS encoding sugar kinase has protein sequence MTIYGFGEILLRYTPPQYEQLKDAHNFSVKVGGTELNALVTLAQFGHQTEIVTVLPPHALGNIASQKIVQSNVGAQFVKKMDGRIGTYYMEESFGFRSGNIIYDRENSTFAQHGDLALNELNSNIQSGDHFVFTGVTLAVNESFRNQIVQILTTLKQQGVFIVFDINYRSNLWSKSEAVSVIQSVLPLVDILFFGEKDATHLLEINSMDDDIKVCAKTIQDQYEIPIIASSNRDIEESTLQGIILSDENYIQGQAYTYTVLNRIGAGDAFMAGVLHGLIHRWGLKETIDFATKCSVMQHTTTEDALSVSENDVLKLSSHFGELKR, from the coding sequence ATGACAATATATGGATTTGGTGAAATATTATTACGCTATACGCCACCGCAGTATGAACAATTAAAAGATGCACACAACTTTAGTGTGAAGGTGGGTGGTACAGAGCTGAATGCACTCGTAACATTGGCCCAATTTGGTCATCAAACTGAAATCGTTACAGTATTACCCCCTCATGCATTGGGAAATATTGCTTCACAAAAAATAGTTCAATCAAATGTTGGTGCGCAATTTGTAAAAAAAATGGACGGACGTATAGGAACTTACTACATGGAAGAAAGTTTTGGTTTCAGAAGTGGCAATATAATTTATGATCGCGAAAATTCTACCTTTGCCCAACACGGGGACTTAGCATTAAACGAATTAAATAGCAATATACAAAGTGGTGATCATTTTGTATTTACAGGTGTTACACTTGCAGTAAATGAGAGTTTTCGTAATCAAATTGTACAAATACTTACAACATTAAAACAACAAGGTGTTTTCATTGTCTTTGATATTAACTATAGAAGTAATTTATGGTCAAAATCTGAAGCAGTATCAGTTATTCAATCAGTGTTACCGTTAGTTGATATATTATTTTTCGGGGAAAAAGACGCTACACATTTATTAGAAATTAATTCAATGGATGATGATATTAAAGTTTGTGCGAAAACAATCCAAGATCAATATGAGATACCAATCATCGCTTCTAGTAATAGGGACATTGAAGAGAGTACGCTCCAAGGTATTATATTATCTGATGAAAATTACATTCAAGGACAAGCATATACTTATACAGTACTTAATCGCATAGGTGCAGGCGATGCATTTATGGCAGGGGTCTTACACGGTTTGATTCATCGATGGGGGTTGAAAGAAACGATAGACTTTGCGACAAAATGTTCTGTAATGCAACATACAACAACTGAAGATGCGTTGTCTGTTAGTGAAAATGATGTGTTAAAATTATCCTCACATTTTGGGGAATTAAAACGATAA
- the eda gene encoding bifunctional 4-hydroxy-2-oxoglutarate aldolase/2-dehydro-3-deoxy-phosphogluconate aldolase, with protein sequence MKSTKVLKMIHEGQHIAVMRTDHAESFLDIANIIIDQGLNIIEVTLTTPDAMHIIAQLSKREDALIGVGTVLDSVSARTAILNGAKFIVSPSFDEETAKIANLYDVPYIPGCMTVKEMVESLQFGCKVLKLFPATQFSPNALKDFKGPLPQIEIIPTGGIGKNNHKAWLDAGSFAVGIGSEITKIYTQEGKLALEQYISGLKSEV encoded by the coding sequence ATGAAATCCACGAAAGTCTTGAAAATGATTCATGAAGGTCAGCATATTGCAGTTATGCGTACAGATCATGCTGAATCATTCTTAGATATTGCTAATATCATTATCGACCAGGGGCTTAATATTATTGAAGTTACCCTAACAACGCCAGACGCGATGCATATCATTGCACAATTATCGAAAAGAGAAGATGCTTTAATAGGTGTAGGCACTGTACTTGATAGCGTATCTGCGAGAACAGCTATATTAAACGGCGCTAAGTTTATTGTCAGTCCTTCCTTTGATGAAGAAACAGCAAAAATCGCTAATTTATATGATGTACCCTATATTCCTGGCTGTATGACAGTTAAAGAAATGGTTGAATCGTTACAATTTGGTTGTAAAGTATTGAAATTGTTCCCAGCAACACAGTTTTCACCTAATGCGCTTAAAGACTTTAAGGGGCCATTACCTCAAATTGAAATTATACCAACAGGCGGTATTGGCAAAAATAACCATAAAGCATGGTTAGATGCGGGTAGCTTTGCTGTAGGAATAGGAAGTGAAATCACTAAAATTTATACACAAGAAGGAAAATTAGCATTAGAACAATATATTTCAGGATTGAAAAGTGAGGTATAA
- a CDS encoding LacI family DNA-binding transcriptional regulator translates to MAVTLKDVAEACGVSYSTVSKALKNSQLVKPETKQMIQQKALEMNYIANQSARALVSKKSGTIGLIWPSVDRVAVTHLISEINHAIKALGYVMFVSIDDVSVASKKFVEFGCDGIVIFDEGDHTNLPPEIYNNIPVVAYGVDRVTPYPIINVNHAEAMIMAIKRLLAHGVQQIDYIGAVDTTDVRQIAKKDAVLQYCKQQNINHRIIASNGLNAIEAEASIKKFLQHDTLAPGVICGSYDITVGTINAMGTTQRPIIYSYDNIPQIKKLDYPVHAIGVPTSVIAQAIVDTLDKVINDLPTEQTYHLHPTLQDTH, encoded by the coding sequence ATGGCTGTGACTTTAAAAGATGTTGCCGAAGCCTGTGGTGTCAGCTATTCCACAGTCAGTAAAGCATTGAAAAATTCTCAACTCGTTAAACCTGAAACGAAACAAATGATTCAACAAAAGGCACTAGAAATGAATTATATTGCCAATCAATCTGCAAGAGCGCTTGTTTCTAAGAAAAGTGGTACCATTGGATTAATATGGCCTTCTGTAGATCGTGTAGCCGTAACACATCTAATATCAGAGATCAATCATGCTATTAAAGCCTTAGGTTATGTCATGTTTGTATCTATTGATGATGTGTCAGTTGCATCAAAGAAATTTGTAGAATTCGGCTGCGATGGTATTGTTATTTTTGATGAAGGAGATCATACAAATTTGCCACCTGAAATTTACAATAATATACCTGTTGTCGCTTATGGTGTAGATAGAGTAACACCTTATCCCATCATTAATGTCAATCACGCTGAAGCGATGATTATGGCTATTAAACGTTTATTAGCGCATGGTGTACAACAAATTGATTATATTGGCGCGGTTGATACTACAGATGTGCGCCAAATCGCTAAAAAAGATGCCGTTTTGCAATATTGTAAGCAACAAAATATCAACCATAGGATTATTGCTTCAAATGGCTTAAACGCCATAGAAGCTGAAGCATCGATTAAAAAATTCCTACAACACGACACACTTGCACCAGGCGTTATTTGTGGGAGCTATGACATTACAGTAGGTACAATTAATGCGATGGGCACAACACAACGACCAATCATTTACTCATATGACAATATACCTCAAATAAAAAAATTGGATTACCCTGTTCACGCAATTGGTGTACCAACAAGTGTTATAGCGCAAGCCATTGTGGATACTTTAGATAAAGTCATTAATGACTTACCAACAGAACAGACTTACCATTTACATCCTACATTACAAGATACGCACTAA